One window of Perca flavescens isolate YP-PL-M2 chromosome 15, PFLA_1.0, whole genome shotgun sequence genomic DNA carries:
- the lasp1 gene encoding LIM and SH3 domain protein 1: protein MNPLCGRCNLVVYPTEKVNCLDKYWHKGCFSCEVCKMTLNMKNYKGFEKRPYCNAHYPKTTFTCVTDTPENNRLKQQSKMQSQVLYREDFEKNKGKGFSVVADTPEMQRIKKSQNQISNIKYHEDFEKKKMVGPGPNQPSSPSPGYQPPAASQNFHYEPTPAPVHQAAAAPPPSAGKRYRAVYDYSAADEDEVSFVDGDVIIDVQQIDEGWMYGRVERTGQQGMLPANYVEAI from the exons TACTGGCATAAAGGATGCTTCAGCTGCGAGGTCTGCAAAATGACTCTAAACATGAAGAATTACAAAGGCTTTGAGAAGAGACCATACTGCAATGC ACACTACCCTAAGACAACATTCACCTGTGTGACTGACACTCCAGAGAACAACCGCCTCAAACAGCAGAGCAAGATGCAGAGCcag GTTCTCTACAGGGAGGATTTTGAGAAGAATAAAGGGAAAGGTTTCAGCGTGGTCGCAGACACGCCAGAGATGCAGAGAATTAAGAAATCGCAGAATCAAATCAGCAAT attaAGTACCATGAGGATTttgagaagaagaagatggtGGGACCGGGCCCAAATCAGCCGAGCAGCCCCAGCCCAG GATACCAGCCACCTGCAGCCTCTCAGAACTTCCACTATGAGCCCACTCCTGCACCAGTGCATCAGGCGGCTGCCGCCCCGCCTCCCAGCGCCGGG AAGCGGTACAGGGCAGTGTACGACTACTCTGCTGCCGATGAAGACGAGGTGTCCTTTGTGGACGGAGATGTGATCATAGACGTGCAGCAGATCGACGAGGGCTGGATGTACGGCCGCGTGGAGCGCACCGGCCAGCAGGGCATGCTGCCTGCCAACTACGTGGAGGCCATctga